In Anaerolineales bacterium, a genomic segment contains:
- a CDS encoding phosphatase gives MRRAIMGKIKAVFFDQDGVIIDTERDGHRVSFNMTFNEFGFTDEWSVEYYHELLQVAGGKERMKHHLQTKGFSKPIPPEQVDDLIKAMHKRKTAIFVELIESEKLPLRPGIHRFMKEAMAAGLKIGVCTTSNEQAAKAVTEKILSDIKFDIVLAGDVVSKKKPDPEIYNLALSRLGLKPEEIFIVEDSKNGVLAGKAAGAKVLVTTNSYTEKEDVSSGDIIVTCLGDPDGEKGKLSKGDKTLNFDGVLHVSQVVDYFSK, from the coding sequence ATGAGGAGAGCGATTATGGGAAAGATTAAAGCTGTGTTCTTCGACCAGGACGGAGTGATCATCGACACCGAGCGTGATGGTCACCGGGTGTCCTTCAATATGACCTTCAATGAGTTTGGTTTTACCGACGAGTGGTCGGTGGAGTACTACCACGAGCTGCTGCAGGTTGCGGGTGGTAAGGAACGCATGAAGCATCACCTGCAGACCAAGGGTTTCAGTAAGCCCATTCCGCCTGAACAGGTGGATGACCTGATCAAGGCGATGCACAAGCGCAAGACCGCCATTTTCGTTGAGCTGATCGAATCGGAGAAGCTCCCTTTACGCCCGGGCATCCATCGCTTCATGAAGGAAGCCATGGCAGCTGGTTTGAAGATCGGCGTTTGCACCACCTCCAACGAGCAAGCCGCAAAAGCCGTCACTGAGAAGATTCTTTCAGATATCAAGTTCGATATCGTGCTGGCTGGAGATGTGGTCAGCAAGAAGAAGCCCGATCCTGAGATCTACAACCTGGCCCTCAGCCGCCTGGGATTGAAGCCGGAAGAGATTTTTATCGTTGAAGATTCGAAGAATGGCGTTCTGGCAGGCAAAGCTGCCGGTGCAAAAGTACTGGTGACCACCAATTCTTACACGGAGAAGGAGGATGTCTCTTCTGGAGATATCATCGTCACCTGCCTGGGTGACCCCGATGGTGAGAAAGGCAAGCTGAGCAAGGGTGACAAGACTCTGAACTTTGATGGTGTCTTGCATGTGAGCCAGGTGGTGGATTACTTCTCAAAGTAG